The Ricinus communis isolate WT05 ecotype wild-type chromosome 8, ASM1957865v1, whole genome shotgun sequence sequence TGAAGAATATCAAGGGCAATTTTTATACCGGCAGAAGAGATCTCACTCTTGACGTAATCTGATTTGGCTTTGAAATAGCTCTTTCCTTGCAAATGCCTATTTTTCAAGTCAGACACCGTGCTCCCATTACTAAGGCCAGAAAAGAATAGGACGGACTCAATCCAGCTCATTTCTTTGCAATCCTCTTCTACAATTCCCAATTCAGGGAAATTCTTATTCAAGATGGACACAGCTTCAGATCTTGGACCTAGATAAAACCCTTTAAACGTAGCTGAAATTCCTGTAGTTTTAGCCTCAGGCAAACCAGCGCCAACGAAGCATGACAAATAGAAATCATCATCCAGTCCAGGTGCAACATGTTGccatttatttactaatttggCTACATGGCCTTTTGTGCCAGGTCTAGAGACTATAAAACCTGTCACTACTCTTGGAACTTTCAACAACTTGATCTTCCAAGCATACAGAATACCCCAAACACCTCCACCACCGCCTCTGATTGCCCAAAACACATCCTCCCCCATTTCTTTTCGATCTAATAATCGTCCATTCGCATCGACAAGAAGTGCATCGACTACATTATCAGCTGCAAGTCCATATTTTCTTGACAATAGCCCGAAACCACCTCCTCCAATATGTCCACCAACTCCAACAGTTGGGCATGATCCAGCTGAGAATCCATGAACACCGCTTGCTTCAGCGATTGCTGCGTATGTCTCACCAAGCGTTGCACCTCCTTCGACTACCGCCATTTTAGCTTCCAAATCAACTGAAACTTTGTTCAAATTCATCATGTCTATAACTACAAAAGTAGCTCCATCACTGGCTACATATGAAGTGCCTTCATAGCTGTGACCGCCACATCTTACCCTAATCTCCAAAAACGCTTCCCTACAGCATGTTACAGTCTTCACTAGTTCCTCTACTGTTTCTGGTATAACAATAGCTAATGGCTTAGGCATCTCTAGGTCAGCAAAGCGAAGATTTTGAATAGAAAATTCAAGGAGATTATAGTAATCCGTAGAATCATTTTTACTGCTAGGAAATGTGGTGAAATTGCTAATAAGATTTTGAGTTAAGCAAGAAGTGAATTGGTTTGCAATAACACTTAAAGAAGGAGCAAGAAGAAAAGACAGAAAGATGGGTGTAGAAGATAGGATTCTTGCAGGAAAGTTAACCATGATTAAGGTTCTTTAATTGGGAGGCCTTGAGAAAGATGTAGTGGAGAAGAAACGGTTTAAATTGAAGTTGAAGAGAATCAAAGTCATAAACTGAAGACAAGAGGATGGAGATATCAAGATTACAGAGGAAATATACGTGGCCGGCCattcttttattatgatttgCTAGTTTAGCTAAGTGAAACTCCTTATATTTAATGCCATCAAACTACCATTGGAAGGTGACAAAAGTCCCACAACATGTTGCATGAGATCGAAAGCTTAGGTTcagagacagagagagagagagcaggtatatatatatatatataaagagcaACATGATAAAGATAAGTATACAATTATGTAGTGGCAGCCAAACAGAAAATCCAAGGCCTACCGATGTTTGGCTGATTGTTCTTTGAGACTTGGCTAGAATTCAAATTCATAaccttctaatttttaaaaggttGATTTCTGTGCAATGAATTAAAGTAATTCCTGAAAATGACAATGAGCAAAGTTGATTGAAtgactttttttaattcatatatgaAATTGAATCTCTTATGCAATATATATGACCAAATTGAGTGTCCATGTCTATATGGGTTTCAAAGGGCCATCCTTTATATCATACAATAtgcaaataaaatactaatatataaaCGTCATTTTTCTACTCGTCTAATGTACCCTCACGATGTaagtaaaagttaattttaataaattactatcTTTGGCAGGAAATATACAAAATGGGTGGGTGGATATTTAAGTTTTAAGatatcagaaaaaaaaaaatattaaagttcttatatatacatatactaCGCTGTTACTTAAGTTTAAATTTCACCAAacttgtaaataaaaataattaaaaaagaaagtgatgAAGAGGGCTCTCTGGGACGGCAAAACTACAGGACATTAGTGGTTGACTCAAATAACACATAGCCTAAATTAATAACATTTTTATATACCAGtaacatttataataaatgaagaaaagttGTATTTATAATGAACGCAATGCATTAAGTGTAATTCTGATTATGATCAAGAATATATTGTATCAATGTCGCCTGCAATACTATTGATTTAAGGCTTTAATGTAAAGGAAAAATGATTAGGATAATAACTTGTTACCTAGACAGTgttagaataattaattaaaaatttataacttaaaaaataatataaaataatagcacacgacataaaataataattatttaattggttattctaaaactatttatatattaaattaatagaccTGTTTTTACAATCTAGGCAATAAATCTAAGCAAGTAATACTCAAATGTCGAGTTAGCTAAGGCCTTTTCTTCATAT is a genomic window containing:
- the LOC8263578 gene encoding reticuline oxidase — encoded protein: MVNFPARILSSTPIFLSFLLAPSLSVIANQFTSCLTQNLISNFTTFPSSKNDSTDYYNLLEFSIQNLRFADLEMPKPLAIVIPETVEELVKTVTCCREAFLEIRVRCGGHSYEGTSYVASDGATFVVIDMMNLNKVSVDLEAKMAVVEGGATLGETYAAIAEASGVHGFSAGSCPTVGVGGHIGGGGFGLLSRKYGLAADNVVDALLVDANGRLLDRKEMGEDVFWAIRGGGGGVWGILYAWKIKLLKVPRVVTGFIVSRPGTKGHVAKLVNKWQHVAPGLDDDFYLSCFVGAGLPEAKTTGISATFKGFYLGPRSEAVSILNKNFPELGIVEEDCKEMSWIESVLFFSGLSNGSTVSDLKNRHLQGKSYFKAKSDYVKSEISSAGIKIALDILQKEPKGYVILDPYGGVMHNISSEAIAFPHRNGNLFTIQYLVEWKEKDKNKSNVYIDWIREFYYLMTPFVSRGPRAAYINYMDFDIGAMGMIKKSVPSEDAVEIARVWGEKYFLRNFDRLVRAKTLIDPDNVFNNEQSIPPLPLESVGSRAEI